Proteins from a single region of Esox lucius isolate fEsoLuc1 chromosome 13, fEsoLuc1.pri, whole genome shotgun sequence:
- the fem1c gene encoding protein fem-1 homolog C produces the protein MDLQTAVFNAARDGKLRLLQKLLENKTGHEVTKLMAEKTNGATPLLMAARYGHLDLVEYLMECCCAPVEVGGSVNFDGETIEGAPPLWAASAAGHLKVVQSLLGHGASVNNTTLTNSTPLRAACFDGHLDIVKYLVEHRADLEVANRHGHTCLMISCYKGHKEIAQYLLEKGADVNRKSVKGNTALHDCAESGSLEIMRTLLKYGATMERDGYGMTPLLSASVTGHTNIVDYLTQHQKTKQAERINALELLGATFVDKKRDLLGALKYWKRAMDLRYSDRNGVLSKAEPKQLIMAYDYAREVGTMEELDSLISDPDEMRMQALLIRERILGPSHPDTSYYIRYRGAVYADSGNFERCINLWKYALDMQQSNLDPLSPMTASSLLSFAELFSFMLQDRAKGLLGTTVSFDDLMGILGKSVLEIERAVKQTQPGPDPAQLSKALSIILHLICLLEKVPCTVEQDHFKKETIYRFLKLQPCGKNGYSPLHLAVDRSTTCVGRYPVCKFPSLQVTSILLECGADVNCRDEDHNSPLHVAAANNHPDIMHLLIACGTHFDSTNARKQTACDLLDEKEMAKNLIQPINHTTLQCLAARAIVKHSLTYRGNIPEKLEAFVLLHR, from the exons ATGGATTTACAAACCGCGGTGTTCAATGCAGCCAGAGATGGAAAGCTGCGGTTGCTTCAGAAACTTTTGGAGAACAAAACTGGCCACGAGGTTACCAAGCTGATGGCAGAGAAAACAAATGGGGCGACCCCTTTGCTAATGGCTGCCAGATACGGACACCTGGATCTAGTGGAGTACCTCATGGAGTGTTGCTGCGCACCAGTTGAGGTTGGGGGCTCGGTGAATTTCGACGGAGAGACTATCGAAGGAGCCCCTCCTTTGTGGGCTGCCTCAGCAGCAGGACACCTCAAAGTAGTACAGTCTTTACTTGGCCACGGGGCTTCCGTGAACAATACAACGCTCACAAATTCAACACCATTGAGAGCAGCGTGCTTCGATGGACATCTGGACATTGTGAAATATCTAGTGGAGCACAGAGCTGACCTGGAGGTGGCTAACAGACACGGTCACACGTGCCTCATGATCTCGTGTTACAAGGGACACAAGGAAATTGCCCAGTACCTCTTGGAGAAAGGCGCTGATGTTAACAGGAAAAGTGTTAAAG GCAACACGGCTTTACATGACTGTGCCGAATCAGGCAGTCTGGAGATCATGAGGACCCTGCTGAAATACGGCGCCACCATGGAAAGGGACGGTTATGGCATGACGCCGCTGCTGTCCGCCAGCGTGACTGGCCACACTAACATCGTCGACTATCTGACACAGcaccagaaaacaaaacaagccGAGAGGATAAACGCCCTCGAGCTGCTCGGCGCCACGTTCGTGGACAAAAAAAGGGACCTCCTCGGTGCGTTGAAGTACTGGAAGCGAGCCATGGACCTGAGATACAGCGACCGCAACGGTGTCCTTTCCAAAGCAGAGCCCAAGCAGCTGATCATGGCTTACGACTACGCCAGGGAGGTGGGCACCATGGAGGAGCTGGACAGCCTGATTTCGGACCCGGACGAGATGAGGATGCAGGCCCTGCTCATTAGGGAACGTATCCTGGGCCCCTCCCATCCTGACACATCTTACTACATCCGCTACCGGGGAGCTGTGTATGCCGACTCGGGCAACTTCGAACGCTGCATTAACCTGTGGAAGTACGCCCTGGACATGCAGCAGAGCAACCTGGACCCTCTCAGCCCCATGACGGCCAGCAGCCTCCTGTCATTCGCGGAGCTCTTCTCCTTCATGCTACAGGACCGTGCCAAGGGCTTGCTGGGCACCACGGTGTCCTTCGATGACCTCATGGGCATCCTCGGTAAGAGCGTGCTGGAGATTGAGCGGGCGGTGAAGCAGACCCAGCCCGGGCCCGACCCGGCTCAGCTCAGCAAGGCCCTCTCCATCATCCTGCACCTCATCTGCCTGCTGGAGAAGGTCCCATGCACCGTGGAGCAGGACCACTTCAAGAAGGAGACCATCTACCGGTTCCTCAAGCTGCAGCCCTGCGGGAAGAACGGCTACAGCCCGCTCCACCTGGCCGTGGACCGGAGCACCACCTGCGTGGGCCGCTACCCCGTGTGTAAGTTCCCGTCGCTGCAGGTCACCTCCATCCTGCTGGAGTGTGGCGCGGACGTGAACTGTCGCGACGAGGACCACAACAGCCCGCTGCACGTGGCCGCCGCCAACAACCACCCTGACATCATGCATCTGCTCATCGCCTGTGGCACGCACTTCGACAGCACCAACGCCCGGAAACAGACAGCCTGTGACCTGCTGGACGAGAAGGAGATGGCCAAGAACCTGATTCAGCCCATCAACCACACCACGCTGCAGTGTTTGGCCGCGCGGGCCATCGTGAAACACAGCCTCACCTACCGAGGCAACATCCCGGAGAAGCTGGAGGCCTTTGTGCTTCTCCACAGATGA